Proteins encoded together in one Paracidovorax wautersii window:
- a CDS encoding tripartite tricarboxylate transporter substrate binding protein, translating into MAAATGAHAQAPSWPTHPVRVVVPFPASGATDLVARVVTQRVGQELGQQFVVDNKPGAGGTIGAAEAAKAAPDGYTLLLTTSSTHAISPHLLPRLAYDPRKDFTPVAHVADAPSVLLVTNSLPVKTVGELIAYAKAHPGKLNYATSGNGTIVHLNTAAFAAQAGIDMAHVPYKGTALAIPDLVTGQVHVLFDSLPTGMPHVKSGRLRALAVTSAKRSALAPDLPTLAESGLPGFSSVTWFGVYLPAGAPPALVERVHKAFTKAVQSPEVVDSLAKLGVEPAAPSTPAQFNAMVQTDSARWAGVIKQHKITLE; encoded by the coding sequence ATGGCCGCCGCCACGGGTGCCCACGCCCAGGCGCCTTCGTGGCCGACCCACCCGGTGCGCGTGGTCGTGCCGTTCCCGGCGAGCGGCGCGACCGATCTGGTGGCCCGCGTGGTCACGCAGCGTGTGGGCCAGGAGCTGGGCCAGCAGTTCGTCGTGGACAACAAGCCCGGCGCCGGCGGCACCATCGGCGCGGCCGAGGCTGCCAAGGCCGCGCCGGACGGCTACACGCTGCTGCTCACCACCAGCAGCACGCACGCCATCTCGCCCCACCTGCTGCCCAGGCTGGCCTACGACCCGCGCAAGGACTTCACGCCCGTCGCCCACGTGGCCGATGCGCCCAGCGTGCTGCTGGTGACCAACTCGCTGCCCGTCAAGACGGTGGGCGAGCTGATCGCCTATGCCAAAGCCCACCCCGGCAAGCTCAACTACGCCACCAGCGGCAACGGCACCATCGTGCACCTGAACACGGCCGCCTTCGCCGCGCAGGCCGGCATCGACATGGCCCATGTGCCCTACAAGGGCACGGCGCTGGCGATTCCCGATCTGGTGACCGGACAGGTGCATGTGCTGTTCGACTCGCTGCCCACCGGCATGCCGCATGTGAAGAGCGGCCGCCTGCGCGCCCTGGCCGTGACCAGCGCCAAGCGCAGCGCCCTCGCGCCCGACCTGCCCACACTGGCCGAGTCGGGCCTGCCCGGCTTCTCGTCGGTGACCTGGTTTGGCGTTTACCTGCCCGCCGGTGCGCCGCCCGCGCTGGTGGAGCGTGTGCACAAGGCTTTCACCAAGGCTGTGCAGTCGCCCGAGGTGGTCGACAGCCTGGCCAAGCTGGGCGTGGAGCCCGCGGCGCCCAGCACGCCGGCGCAGTTCAACGCCATGGTGCAGACCGACAGCGCGCGCTGGGCGGGTGTGATCAAGCAGCACAAAATAACCCTAGAGTGA
- a CDS encoding LysR family transcriptional regulator produces MRAQFLQDTALRYFLEVARSGSLTEASTRLHVAASALSRQIAGLESQLGTPLFERHPRGMVLTASGEVLAAHARRTFLDAERALGEINALQGLHAGQVRLATSDAFANELIPRLCVEFQRAYSGIEFSVQSLPTPQVSEAVRAGAADIGLCFSRAPQKHIQVAYRQSAPVIAIVPPGHPLAASPHLTLARLGQYALGLPPPETAVRQMVDIACSRQGLHLSPVLETNHAKTLLNFVAHGGGVSVSSEVSARYLVAEGLLVARPLKDPGMELRDIEVQTLTGRSLPVAAQAFLQLLTQRLPHAQPP; encoded by the coding sequence ATGCGCGCCCAATTCCTGCAGGACACCGCCCTGCGCTACTTTCTGGAGGTGGCGCGCAGCGGCTCGCTCACCGAGGCGTCCACGCGCCTGCATGTCGCCGCCTCGGCGCTGAGCCGGCAGATTGCCGGGCTGGAGTCGCAGCTGGGTACGCCCCTGTTCGAGCGCCATCCGCGCGGCATGGTGCTGACGGCGTCCGGCGAGGTTCTGGCCGCCCACGCGCGGCGCACCTTTCTGGACGCCGAACGCGCGCTGGGCGAGATCAACGCGCTGCAGGGCCTGCATGCCGGCCAGGTGCGGCTGGCTACGTCCGACGCCTTTGCCAACGAACTCATCCCGCGCCTGTGCGTGGAGTTCCAGCGGGCGTACTCGGGCATCGAGTTCAGCGTGCAGTCGCTGCCCACGCCCCAGGTGTCGGAGGCCGTGCGCGCCGGCGCGGCAGACATCGGACTGTGCTTCAGCCGCGCGCCGCAGAAGCACATCCAGGTGGCCTACCGCCAGAGCGCGCCCGTGATCGCCATCGTGCCGCCAGGCCATCCGCTGGCGGCCAGCCCGCACCTCACGCTGGCGCGCTTGGGCCAGTACGCGCTGGGCCTGCCGCCGCCGGAGACGGCCGTACGGCAGATGGTGGACATCGCCTGCAGCCGCCAAGGCCTGCACCTGTCGCCCGTGCTGGAAACCAACCACGCCAAGACGCTGCTGAACTTCGTCGCGCATGGCGGCGGCGTCTCGGTCTCCAGCGAGGTGAGCGCGCGCTACCTGGTGGCCGAGGGCCTGCTGGTGGCGCGGCCCCTGAAGGACCCGGGCATGGAACTGCGCGACATCGAGGTGCAGACCCTCACTGGCCGCAGCCTGCCCGTGGCGGCGCAGGCGTTTCTGCAACTGCTCACCCAGCGCCTGCCGCACGCCCAGCCCCCGTGA
- a CDS encoding uracil-DNA glycosylase — translation MNDAARPATQLMSADPADWPVAPGWQPLVDAFFASAKGQGLLAFLQARLEAGAVIFPPKPLRALELTPPEAVRVVILGQDPYHGRGQAEGLAFSVAPGVQLPPSLRNIFKEMQRDLDTPFPTFPEPGGSLVKWAKNGVLLLNTGLTVEEGQAASHAGKGWELLTDEVIRHVAEGERPVVFMLWGSHAQSKRVFIPADRGHLVLTSNHPSPLSALRPPVPFIGNGHFSQARAFRQQHEGAGR, via the coding sequence ATGAATGACGCTGCACGCCCCGCCACGCAACTGATGAGCGCCGACCCGGCCGACTGGCCCGTCGCGCCGGGCTGGCAGCCGCTGGTCGATGCCTTCTTCGCCAGCGCCAAAGGCCAGGGCCTGTTGGCGTTTCTGCAGGCGCGGCTGGAGGCGGGCGCGGTCATCTTCCCGCCCAAGCCGCTGCGCGCGCTGGAGCTCACGCCGCCCGAGGCGGTGCGCGTGGTCATCCTGGGGCAGGACCCGTACCACGGCCGCGGGCAGGCCGAGGGGCTGGCGTTCTCGGTGGCGCCCGGCGTGCAGCTGCCGCCCTCGCTGCGCAACATCTTCAAGGAGATGCAGCGCGACCTGGATACGCCGTTCCCCACCTTCCCCGAGCCGGGCGGCAGTCTGGTGAAATGGGCGAAGAACGGCGTGCTGCTGCTCAACACCGGCCTCACCGTGGAAGAGGGCCAGGCGGCCAGCCACGCGGGCAAGGGCTGGGAGCTGCTCACCGACGAGGTGATCCGCCATGTGGCCGAGGGCGAGCGGCCCGTGGTGTTCATGCTGTGGGGCTCGCACGCGCAGTCCAAGCGCGTGTTCATTCCTGCCGATCGCGGGCACCTGGTGCTCACCTCCAACCACCCCTCGCCGCTGTCCGCGCTGCGTCCGCCGGTGCCCTTCATCGGCAACGGGCACTTCAGCCAGGCGCGGGCCTTCCGGCAGCAGCACGAAGGCGCAGGACGCTGA
- the trpC gene encoding indole-3-glycerol phosphate synthase TrpC, producing MSDILDKINAVKREEVAAAQKKMPLAAMRADAESRVLTRDFEGALRAKIAKGQAAVIAEVKKASPSKGVLRSDFIPADIAQSYADGDGKTSAACLSVLTDRQFFQGQPDYLKQARASCQLPVLRKDFMVDAYQIYESRAMGADAILLIAASLDDAQMADFEAIARSLDMAVLVEVHDGAELDRALKLKTPLVGINNRNLRTFEVSLQTTLDLRKHVPADRLLVAESGILKPADVKTLRDAGVNAFLVGEAFMRAEDPGFALAQLFG from the coding sequence ATGAGTGACATCCTCGACAAGATCAACGCCGTCAAGCGCGAAGAAGTCGCCGCGGCGCAGAAGAAGATGCCGTTGGCCGCCATGCGCGCCGATGCCGAGAGCCGCGTGCTCACGCGCGACTTCGAGGGCGCGCTGCGCGCCAAGATCGCCAAGGGCCAGGCGGCCGTGATCGCCGAGGTGAAGAAGGCCAGCCCCTCCAAGGGCGTGCTGCGCAGCGACTTCATTCCCGCCGACATCGCGCAGAGCTATGCCGACGGCGACGGCAAGACCAGCGCGGCCTGCCTGTCGGTGCTGACCGACCGCCAGTTCTTCCAGGGCCAGCCCGACTACCTGAAGCAGGCGCGCGCCAGTTGCCAGCTGCCGGTGCTGCGCAAGGACTTCATGGTCGATGCGTACCAGATCTACGAGTCGCGCGCGATGGGCGCCGACGCCATCCTGCTCATCGCGGCCAGCCTGGACGATGCGCAGATGGCCGACTTCGAGGCCATCGCCCGCAGCCTGGACATGGCCGTGCTGGTCGAGGTGCACGACGGTGCCGAGCTGGACCGCGCGCTCAAGCTCAAGACGCCGCTGGTGGGCATCAACAACCGCAACCTGCGCACCTTCGAGGTGTCGCTGCAGACGACGCTGGACCTGAGGAAGCACGTGCCCGCCGACCGCCTGCTGGTGGCCGAATCGGGCATTCTGAAACCCGCCGATGTGAAGACGCTGCGCGACGCCGGCGTCAACGCCTTCCTGGTGGGCGAGGCCTTCATGCGCGCGGAAGACCCGGGCTTCGCCCTCGCGCAGCTGTTTGGTTGA
- the trpD gene encoding anthranilate phosphoribosyltransferase, producing MSITPQEALQRTIEHREIFHDEMLSLMRLIMRGELSPVMTAAIVTGLRVKKETIGEITAAAQVMREFSTKVHVLDDAHLVDIVGTGGDGANTFNISTCSMFVAAAAGAKVSKHGGRGVSSKSGSADVMESLGVHINLPPEAIAQCIADVGIGFMFAPNHHPAMKNVAPVRKELGVRTIFNILGPLTNPASAPNILMGVFHPDLVGIQVRALQRLGADHALVVYGRDGMDEVSLGAATMVGELKNGEITEYEIHPEDFGLPMASNRTLKVDTPEQSRELLRAVLKGEPGPAHDIVCLNAGAALYAANVASSIADGLQKARAAIASGAAHGKLEQLIARSRALAA from the coding sequence ATGTCCATCACCCCCCAGGAAGCGCTGCAGCGCACCATCGAGCACCGCGAAATCTTCCATGACGAGATGCTGTCGCTGATGCGCCTCATCATGCGCGGCGAGCTGTCGCCCGTGATGACCGCCGCCATCGTGACCGGCCTGCGCGTGAAGAAGGAAACCATCGGCGAGATCACCGCCGCCGCGCAGGTGATGCGCGAGTTCTCCACCAAGGTGCACGTGCTGGACGATGCGCACCTGGTGGACATCGTGGGCACCGGCGGCGACGGAGCCAACACCTTCAACATCTCCACCTGCTCGATGTTCGTGGCCGCCGCGGCGGGCGCCAAGGTCAGCAAGCACGGCGGGCGCGGCGTCTCCAGCAAGAGCGGCAGCGCCGACGTGATGGAGTCGCTGGGCGTGCACATCAATCTGCCGCCGGAGGCGATTGCGCAGTGCATCGCCGACGTGGGCATCGGCTTCATGTTCGCGCCCAACCACCATCCAGCCATGAAGAATGTGGCGCCCGTGCGCAAGGAGCTGGGCGTGCGCACGATCTTCAACATCCTGGGCCCGCTCACCAATCCGGCCAGTGCGCCCAACATTCTCATGGGCGTGTTCCACCCCGATCTGGTGGGCATCCAGGTGCGTGCGCTGCAGCGCCTGGGCGCCGACCACGCGCTGGTGGTGTACGGCCGCGACGGCATGGACGAGGTGAGCCTGGGCGCCGCCACGATGGTGGGCGAGCTCAAGAACGGCGAGATCACCGAGTACGAGATCCACCCCGAAGACTTCGGCCTGCCCATGGCCAGCAACCGCACGCTCAAGGTGGACACACCCGAGCAGTCGCGCGAGCTGCTGCGCGCCGTGCTGAAGGGCGAGCCCGGCCCCGCGCACGACATCGTCTGCCTGAACGCCGGCGCCGCGCTGTATGCGGCCAACGTGGCCAGCTCCATCGCCGACGGCCTGCAGAAGGCCCGCGCGGCGATTGCCAGCGGCGCGGCGCACGGCAAGCTCGAACAGCTCATCGCGCGCAGCCGCGCGCTGGCAGCCTGA
- a CDS encoding LysE family translocator, translating into MPDSHQLLMFIAAGWLLNLTPGPDVLYIVSNALKSGIRAGIVAGLGITAGCFVHIFAAAIGVGALLATSATAFTVLKWAGAAYLMWMGVRMLLSRPAGDGSSAAALAAAKASAGEAATPLSKVFFGGFWTNVLNPKVAIFFLAFVPQFIAPGTENKALAFVLLGVLFNVNAIPVNTGWALAAGWMARRMGVVQRGMHWLDRVAGAMFIGFGLKLAFTDQPTR; encoded by the coding sequence ATGCCTGACAGCCACCAACTGCTCATGTTCATCGCGGCCGGATGGCTGCTCAACCTCACGCCCGGCCCGGACGTGCTCTACATCGTGTCCAACGCGCTCAAGTCCGGCATTCGCGCGGGCATCGTCGCCGGCCTGGGCATCACGGCGGGGTGCTTCGTGCACATCTTCGCTGCGGCCATCGGCGTGGGTGCGCTGCTGGCCACTTCGGCCACGGCGTTCACCGTGCTCAAGTGGGCGGGCGCGGCGTACCTGATGTGGATGGGGGTGCGCATGCTGCTGTCCCGACCGGCGGGCGATGGAAGCAGTGCGGCCGCGCTGGCGGCTGCCAAGGCGTCAGCGGGCGAGGCCGCCACGCCGCTGTCGAAGGTCTTCTTCGGCGGGTTCTGGACCAACGTGCTCAACCCCAAGGTCGCGATCTTCTTCCTGGCCTTCGTGCCGCAGTTCATCGCGCCGGGCACCGAGAACAAGGCGCTGGCCTTCGTGCTGCTGGGCGTGCTGTTCAACGTCAATGCGATTCCGGTCAACACCGGCTGGGCGCTGGCAGCGGGCTGGATGGCGCGGCGCATGGGCGTGGTGCAGCGCGGCATGCACTGGCTGGACCGCGTGGCCGGCGCGATGTTCATCGGCTTCGGCCTCAAGCTGGCCTTCACGGATCAGCCCACGCGTTGA
- a CDS encoding DinB family protein: MTAPSGGDAPAAAGPFAQLFQYKRWANEELLALGESSQAALPEDDRRLFVRILNHTYVVDRIFASHLQGLPQTAYAATNTEETPTLPALRDAVRASDDWYLQYAGGLDAGALAEPVPFRFTDGDAGTMTRAEILNHIVVHGAYHRGAAGRILAGHAVPPPRDALTTFLHRLQPERRWS, translated from the coding sequence ATGACGGCGCCCTCCGGGGGCGACGCACCCGCTGCCGCCGGCCCGTTCGCCCAGCTGTTCCAGTACAAGCGCTGGGCCAACGAGGAACTGCTCGCGCTGGGCGAGTCATCGCAGGCCGCGCTGCCAGAAGACGACCGACGGCTCTTCGTGCGCATCCTGAACCACACCTACGTGGTGGACCGCATCTTCGCGAGCCACTTGCAGGGCCTGCCGCAGACGGCCTACGCAGCGACCAACACCGAAGAGACGCCGACACTGCCCGCCTTGCGGGACGCGGTCCGCGCGTCGGACGACTGGTATCTGCAGTACGCCGGCGGGCTCGACGCAGGCGCACTGGCCGAGCCCGTGCCGTTCCGCTTCACCGATGGCGACGCCGGCACCATGACGCGGGCCGAGATCCTGAACCACATCGTGGTCCACGGCGCCTACCACCGGGGCGCGGCCGGCCGCATCCTGGCGGGGCATGCGGTGCCGCCGCCGCGCGACGCGCTCACCACCTTCCTGCACCGCCTGCAACCGGAGCGACGCTGGTCGTAG
- a CDS encoding aminodeoxychorismate/anthranilate synthase component II, with amino-acid sequence MTRLLMVDNYDSFTYNIVQYFGELGAEVEVFRNDEITLEGIAARAPDRLVISPGPCSPAEAGISVAAIRHFAGKLPILGVCLGHQSIGAAFGGTIVRAQELMHGKTSVITTTQKGVFAGLPEQFTVNRYHSLSIERASCPDVLEVTAWTQDGEIMGVRHKELAIEGVQFHPESILTEHGHAMLKNFLQEQRA; translated from the coding sequence ATGACCCGCCTCTTGATGGTCGACAACTACGACAGCTTCACCTACAACATCGTCCAGTACTTCGGCGAGCTGGGCGCCGAAGTCGAAGTGTTCCGCAACGACGAGATCACGCTGGAGGGCATTGCGGCGCGCGCCCCCGACCGGCTCGTCATCTCGCCCGGCCCGTGCTCGCCGGCCGAGGCCGGCATCTCGGTGGCGGCGATCCGGCACTTCGCCGGCAAGCTGCCGATTCTGGGCGTGTGCCTGGGCCACCAGAGCATCGGCGCGGCCTTCGGCGGCACCATCGTGCGGGCGCAGGAGCTGATGCATGGCAAGACCAGCGTCATCACCACCACGCAGAAGGGCGTGTTCGCGGGCCTGCCGGAGCAGTTCACCGTGAACCGCTACCACTCGCTGTCGATCGAGCGCGCGAGCTGCCCGGACGTGCTGGAGGTGACGGCCTGGACCCAGGATGGCGAGATCATGGGCGTGCGCCACAAGGAGCTGGCCATCGAGGGCGTGCAGTTCCATCCGGAAAGCATCCTCACCGAACACGGCCACGCCATGCTGAAGAACTTCCTGCAGGAGCAGCGCGCATGA
- a CDS encoding chorismate mutase translates to MTRAIDKTQACKSMAEVRAHVDALDDILVPLLVERGGYMTQAAINKPRQSQVRDEDRIETIVRRVRARAEAEGGEPDVIEAIYRSMMEAYIAYEHREFDRLVAAGRKQPSQEPTA, encoded by the coding sequence ATGACCCGCGCGATCGACAAGACCCAAGCCTGCAAGAGCATGGCCGAAGTGCGGGCCCATGTGGATGCGCTGGACGACATCCTGGTGCCCCTGCTGGTAGAGCGCGGGGGCTACATGACGCAGGCGGCGATCAACAAGCCGCGGCAGTCGCAGGTGCGCGATGAAGACCGCATCGAGACCATCGTGCGCCGCGTGCGTGCCCGGGCTGAGGCCGAGGGCGGCGAGCCCGACGTGATCGAGGCCATCTACCGCAGCATGATGGAGGCGTACATCGCCTACGAACACCGCGAGTTCGACCGGCTGGTCGCTGCGGGCCGCAAGCAACCGAGCCAGGAGCCCACCGCATGA
- the trpE gene encoding anthranilate synthase component I: protein MITELEFKSLAGEGYNRIPLMAEAFADLETPLSLYLKLAHSKDGGKYSFLLESVVGGERFGRYSFIGLPARTLLRATGFGAAAKTEVVTDGQVVETAPGNPLDFIADYQKRFKVALRPGLPRFCGGLAGYFGYDAVRYIEKKLEDSCPPDTLGCPDILLLQCEELAVIDNLSGKLYLIVYADPAQPEAYAKAKKRLRELKEQLKYSVSAPVVRPTESHPAQRSFAKADYLAAVDRAKELIAAGDFMQVQVGQRIHKRYTESPLSLYRALRSLNPSPYMYYYHFGDFHVVGASPEILVRQESTPEGQKITIRPLAGTRPRGATPEKDKATEVELINDPKERAEHVMLIDLARNDIGRIAKTGTVKVTEAFAVERYSHVMHIVSNVEGILHDGMTSMDVLKATFPAGTLTGAPKVHAMELIDQLEPSKRGLYGGACGYLSYAGDMDVAIAIRTGIIKDGTLYVQAAAGVVADSVPELEWKETEHKARALLRAAELVEEGLE, encoded by the coding sequence GTGATCACTGAACTCGAATTCAAAAGCCTGGCCGGCGAAGGCTACAACCGCATTCCGCTGATGGCGGAAGCCTTTGCGGACCTGGAAACCCCTCTCTCCCTCTACCTCAAGCTGGCGCACAGCAAGGACGGCGGCAAGTACAGCTTCCTGCTGGAGTCCGTGGTGGGCGGCGAGCGCTTCGGCCGCTACAGCTTCATCGGCCTGCCGGCGCGTACGCTGCTGCGTGCCACGGGCTTCGGCGCCGCCGCCAAGACCGAGGTGGTGACCGACGGCCAGGTGGTGGAAACCGCGCCTGGCAACCCGCTCGACTTCATCGCCGACTACCAGAAGCGCTTCAAGGTCGCGCTGCGCCCCGGGCTGCCGCGCTTTTGCGGCGGGCTGGCCGGCTACTTCGGGTATGACGCGGTGCGCTACATCGAGAAGAAGCTCGAAGACAGCTGCCCTCCCGACACGCTGGGCTGCCCCGACATCCTGCTGCTGCAGTGCGAGGAGCTGGCCGTCATCGACAACCTGTCGGGCAAGCTCTACCTGATCGTCTACGCCGATCCGGCCCAGCCCGAGGCGTATGCCAAGGCCAAGAAGCGCCTGCGTGAGCTCAAGGAGCAGCTCAAGTACTCTGTGAGCGCTCCCGTCGTGCGACCGACCGAGAGCCACCCCGCCCAGCGCAGCTTCGCCAAGGCCGACTACCTGGCGGCCGTGGACCGCGCCAAGGAACTGATCGCCGCCGGTGACTTCATGCAGGTGCAGGTGGGCCAGCGCATCCACAAGCGCTACACCGAAAGCCCCTTGAGCCTGTACCGCGCGCTGCGTTCGCTGAACCCGTCGCCCTACATGTACTACTACCACTTCGGCGACTTCCATGTGGTGGGCGCGAGCCCGGAGATTCTGGTGCGGCAAGAAAGTACACCGGAGGGCCAGAAGATCACCATTCGCCCGCTGGCCGGCACGCGCCCGCGCGGCGCCACGCCCGAGAAGGACAAGGCGACCGAGGTCGAGCTGATCAACGACCCCAAGGAGCGCGCCGAGCATGTGATGCTCATCGACCTGGCGCGCAACGACATCGGCCGCATCGCCAAGACCGGCACCGTGAAGGTGACCGAGGCCTTTGCGGTGGAGCGCTACAGCCACGTGATGCACATCGTGAGCAACGTCGAAGGCATCCTGCACGACGGCATGACCAGCATGGATGTGCTGAAAGCCACGTTCCCCGCGGGCACGCTGACGGGCGCGCCCAAGGTGCACGCCATGGAGCTGATCGACCAGCTGGAACCTTCCAAGCGCGGCCTGTACGGCGGTGCCTGCGGCTACCTGAGCTACGCGGGCGACATGGATGTGGCCATCGCCATCCGCACCGGCATCATCAAGGACGGCACGCTGTACGTGCAGGCGGCGGCCGGCGTGGTGGCCGACTCGGTGCCCGAGCTGGAGTGGAAGGAAACCGAACACAAGGCGCGCGCGCTGTTGCGCGCCGCAGAACTCGTAGAGGAAGGCCTGGAATGA
- a CDS encoding chalcone isomerase family protein: MPSSLRRALCAAPLLYGLGAAAQPAPAATGDVKFPPAVELQGVTLPLNGAGLRYKAVFKVYAAALYLERKAATPAEVAALPGPKRLAITMVREIDSAELGKLFSRGMEDNMDKAQFSKLVPGIVRMGQIFADHKRLAAGDRFTVDWLPGTGTVITVKGQAQGEPFKEPEFFNALLGIWLGAQPADWKLKDALLGKAG, translated from the coding sequence ATGCCCTCATCCCTGCGGCGCGCCCTGTGCGCAGCACCTCTGCTCTATGGTCTGGGAGCAGCAGCGCAGCCAGCGCCAGCGGCCACAGGCGACGTGAAGTTCCCGCCAGCGGTGGAACTGCAGGGCGTCACCCTGCCGCTGAACGGCGCCGGGCTGCGCTACAAGGCGGTATTCAAGGTCTACGCGGCGGCGCTGTACCTGGAGCGCAAGGCCGCCACACCGGCGGAGGTCGCGGCCCTGCCCGGCCCGAAGCGCCTGGCGATCACCATGGTGCGCGAGATCGACTCGGCGGAGCTCGGCAAGCTGTTCTCGCGCGGCATGGAAGACAACATGGACAAGGCGCAGTTCTCCAAGCTCGTGCCCGGCATCGTGCGCATGGGGCAGATCTTTGCGGACCACAAACGGCTGGCCGCCGGCGATCGCTTCACCGTGGACTGGCTCCCGGGCACGGGCACCGTGATCACGGTGAAGGGGCAGGCACAGGGCGAGCCCTTCAAGGAGCCGGAGTTCTTCAACGCCCTGCTCGGCATCTGGCTCGGGGCACAGCCGGCGGACTGGAAACTCAAGGACGCCCTGCTCGGCAAGGCCGGCTGA
- a CDS encoding methyl-accepting chemotaxis protein — protein MNQLRVGSRLALSFGLVLLITVIVAGIGVWRLQELAASAEELTTTDNERAKAAMEWRQSIDLNWIRTRAAALDSDTSRMGVWMAEMDKTSQFTLASRDKVASLIQSDEGRAMIARIDAAREAYRGPRADLLKRRQAGEDVSAALDQTIRPLAEAYINGIRALEERQRMLYEASRQEASAKAAQGRLILIVGTVLALAIGAGCAFVLSRSIIGPLTLAATRAGQIAEGDLTQPIDAQGRDEAAELLRALQHMQQNLVRVVSGVRSNAESVATASAEISQGNNDLSARTEQQASALEETAASMEQLGSTVRQNADNARQANQLAMSASTVAAQGGEVVAEVVDTMKGINDASRKIADIIGVIDSIAFQTNILALNAAVEAARAGEQGRGFAVVAGEVRALAGRSAEAAREIKALIGTSVQRVEQGTQLVDRAGATMTEVVSAIRRVTDIMGEISAASSEQSAGVGQVGEAITQMDQATQQNAALVEESAAAAGSLKTQAGQLVEAVAVFRLPQGGGYAVPVAAPPALRRPMPAVASAPATATGAQAARKPAAKPSPALTRPAAAAPTAAATAPAAVGAAAPPGGRQSTRADNDDWESF, from the coding sequence TTGAACCAACTTCGCGTCGGCAGCCGGCTGGCCCTCTCGTTCGGCCTGGTGCTGCTCATCACCGTGATCGTCGCGGGCATCGGTGTCTGGCGTCTCCAGGAGCTGGCGGCCAGCGCAGAGGAGCTCACCACGACCGACAACGAACGGGCCAAGGCGGCCATGGAGTGGCGCCAGAGCATCGACCTGAACTGGATCCGCACGCGCGCCGCCGCGCTGGACTCCGACACCAGCCGCATGGGCGTCTGGATGGCGGAGATGGACAAGACCTCGCAGTTCACGCTGGCATCCCGCGACAAGGTGGCCTCGCTGATCCAGTCCGACGAGGGGCGCGCCATGATCGCCCGCATCGATGCGGCGCGCGAGGCCTACCGCGGCCCCCGCGCCGATCTGCTCAAGCGGCGCCAGGCCGGCGAGGACGTGTCCGCTGCACTGGACCAGACCATCCGGCCGCTGGCCGAGGCCTACATCAACGGCATCCGCGCGCTGGAGGAGCGCCAGCGCATGCTCTACGAGGCTTCCCGGCAGGAGGCCAGCGCCAAGGCGGCCCAGGGGCGCCTCATCCTCATCGTCGGAACGGTGCTGGCCCTGGCGATCGGTGCGGGCTGCGCCTTCGTGCTGAGCCGCTCCATCATCGGCCCGCTCACCCTGGCGGCCACGCGGGCCGGCCAGATCGCCGAAGGCGACCTGACCCAGCCCATCGACGCCCAGGGCCGCGATGAAGCCGCCGAGCTGCTGCGCGCGCTGCAGCACATGCAGCAGAACCTGGTGCGCGTGGTGTCCGGCGTGCGCAGCAACGCCGAGAGCGTGGCCACGGCCAGCGCCGAGATCTCGCAGGGCAACAACGACCTGTCGGCCCGCACCGAACAGCAGGCCAGCGCGCTGGAGGAAACCGCAGCTTCGATGGAGCAGCTGGGCTCCACCGTGCGCCAGAACGCCGACAACGCCCGCCAGGCCAACCAGCTGGCCATGAGCGCCAGCACCGTGGCCGCCCAGGGCGGCGAAGTGGTGGCCGAAGTGGTGGACACCATGAAGGGCATCAACGACGCCAGCCGCAAGATCGCCGACATCATCGGCGTGATCGATTCCATCGCCTTCCAGACCAACATCCTGGCGCTGAATGCCGCCGTGGAAGCGGCCCGCGCGGGCGAGCAGGGCCGGGGCTTCGCAGTGGTGGCCGGCGAGGTGCGAGCCCTGGCCGGGCGCAGCGCCGAGGCGGCGCGTGAGATCAAGGCGTTGATCGGCACCAGCGTGCAGCGGGTGGAGCAGGGCACGCAGCTGGTGGACCGCGCGGGCGCGACGATGACGGAAGTGGTGAGCGCCATCCGGCGGGTGACGGACATCATGGGCGAGATCAGCGCGGCCAGCAGCGAGCAGAGCGCGGGCGTGGGCCAGGTGGGCGAGGCGATCACGCAAATGGACCAGGCGACGCAGCAGAACGCGGCGCTGGTGGAGGAGAGTGCGGCAGCGGCGGGCAGCCTGAAGACGCAGGCCGGGCAGCTGGTGGAGGCGGTAGCGGTGTTCCGCCTGCCGCAGGGCGGCGGCTACGCGGTCCCGGTGGCTGCCCCACCAGCGCTCCGGCGCCCCATGCCGGCCGTTGCCTCGGCGCCCGCTACGGCAACCGGGGCGCAGGCAGCCCGCAAGCCCGCGGCAAAGCCGTCCCCCGCCCTCACCCGCCCCGCCGCGGCTGCGCCCACGGCCGCCGCGACTGCGCCGGCTGCCGTGGGCGCAGCCGCACCGCCGGGCGGAAGACAGAGCACACGCGCAGACAACGACGACTGGGAGAGCTTCTAG